From the genome of Gracilinanus agilis isolate LMUSP501 chromosome 2, AgileGrace, whole genome shotgun sequence, one region includes:
- the LOC123233697 gene encoding olfactory receptor 1361-like — MDTRNWTEVTEFLLLGLSDRPEMQPIIFGVILSMYLVAVTGNTMLIIVASTDSKLQTPMYFLLRQLSFIDVLLTTVVVPQMLVHTVTGLKTIPFENCIVQLFFFMVIGSMEGHLLAAMAYDRYVAICKPLQYYAIVTRSLCLRITLTSWVVVSLNSLLYSVLAARLTFCGNQVTHFFCDITPLLKLSCTRPVLNEMLI; from the coding sequence ATGGATACTAGGAACTGGACAGAAGTGACTGAATTCCTCCTCCTGGGGCTATCTGACCGTCCAGAGATGCAGCCAATCATCTTTGGAGTCATCCTTTCCATGTACCTGGTGGCAGTGACAGGCAATACCATGTTAATCATTGTTGCCTCTACAGACTCTAAACTACAGACACCCATGTATTTCCTGCTCAGACAGCTCTCCTTCATTGATGTTTTACTGACCACTGTTGTTGTCCCCCAGATGCTAGTGCACACAGTGACAGGACTCAAGACCATCCCCTTTGAGAACTGCATTGTCCAGCTTTTCTTCTTTATGGTTATAGGCAGCATGGAGGGTCACCTGTTGGCTGCCATGGCATATGATCGCTATGTGGCCATCTGTAAACCACTGCAATATTATGCCATCGTCACCCGCAGCCTCTGTCTCCGCATCACCCTGACCTCGTGGGTGGTGGTCAGCCTCAACAGTCTCCTCTATAGCGTGCTGGCTGCCCGACTAACTTTCTGTGGCAACCAGGTTACACATTTTTTCTGTGACATCACACCATTGCTCAAGCTCTCTTGTACTCGACCAGTGCTCAATGAGATGCTGATC